The genomic window GCCTGATTTTTGTGCACGGCTTCAAGGGCTTTAAGGACTGGGGCTTCGGACCTTATCTTGCCAGGTATTTTGCTGAGAAGGGTTTGTGTGTTCTTACCTTTAATTTTTCGCATAATGGAATTGGGGAGAATCCTCTGGAATTTTCCGAAATGGATAAGTTCGCTGCTAATACCTATTCCCGCGAAGTCCGTGAACTCTCCGCTATAATTGATGCTTATAAAACAGGTTATTTTGGGGCCGTGGAGTCTCCTAAGGCTGTACTCCTGGGCCATAGCAGGGGCGGGGCAATAGCCCTCCTTACGGCTGCCCTGAGGCCTGAGGTTAAGGCAGTTGCACTTTGGGCATCAATTTCCAGGCTGGACCGCTATTCCAAAAGGCAGAAGAAAGAGTGGCGTGAAAAAGGCTTTATGGAAGTTAAAAACCAGCGTACCGGCCAGGTGATGAGATTAAATTCCTCACTGCTGGATGACATAGAAGAGAATTCATCTGACCTGCTGAACATAAAAAAAGCCGTTGAGACTCTCGGCAGGCCGCTTCTTATTGCTCACGGCGAGCAGGATCTTGCGGTCCCGATAAGGGAAGGGGAGGAACTTTATTCCTGGTCCGATAAGAGCAAAACGGAACTCTTTAAGCTTTATGCTGTGGGGCATACTTTCGGCATAAAGCACCCTTTTGAGGGAAGTAATGAAAAGTTTGAGAGATTATTAAATAAAACGTACGATTTCATCAATACTAATGTAAAATAAACTGAGGTAGAAATGTCAGTAAATGAGAGTGTAAAAAGTAATGTAGTATTTGGACCTTTAAGCAAAGTCTTTTCTTCAGATATATTCTGGGTCGCAAGCTTTACAGCAATGACCTTCCTTGCTGCTCAGGTTGAAGTTCCGGTTCAGCCCGTTCCTTTTACTCTGCAGACAATGCTTGTCATTCTTGCAGGCGCATTCCTGGGAGCTAAAAAAGGCGCCTATAGCCAGCTGCTTTATCTCTTCGTCGGCGCAATCGGCCTTCCGGTCTTCGCAGGTTTCAGCTCAACGGCCAGCCTGTTTGGACCTACAGGCGGCTATCTGCTTGCTTTCCCTCTGGGAGCATGGGTCTCAGGCCTTTTTCTTGAAAAAAGAAGAAGCTTCCTCGTTACATGGCTTGCAATGGCCTTGGCTGCATTCGTAATTGTCCTTACCGGAGCCAGCTATCTCAGCCTCCTTTTCCAGAGAGGTTTTTCAAATGCTTTCTTTGTTGGCGCACTGATCTTTTCTGTTTGGGATATAATTAAAATTTCAGCAGCAGCAAGCATATACTTCTCTTTGTCAAAGAAGTATTCTAAACTGCCTTTATAAAATTTGTTCTTTCTTGAAGGAAATTCTGAAGCTGTCTGTTCCTTAAAACAGTCAGAGCTTTGGAATTTCCTTAATTGCCGGATATGTGTTAATTGGACTCTTGGTTGGCGAATTTTTTAACTAATTCATTTTATTTGTTAATTTTTCGGGGATTGGTCTTTCGCTCATGGGAATTAAAAACATTATCTTTGTTATCGTTTTTCTGGCTGCTTTTGTTTTTTTCGGCTATAATGTCAGGAGGCTTATCAGTTACCTCAAGCTTGGTAAAAAAGAAGACAGATTTCAAAACGTTTCGGCGCGTATTAAAAACGTACTCTTAATTGCTTTCGCTCAAACTAAAATCCTTCGCGATCCTGTTGCAGGCCCTATTCACTCTTTTATATTCTGGGGCTTTGTGCTTTTCCTTTTTGCTGTGCTGGAGAGCATCATCCAGGGATTTTATACTCCTTTTGAACTTTCATTTTTAGGCTATCTTTACAGCCTTATTACACTTGTTCAGGACCTGTTCGGCATTTTTGTTTTAGCTGCCGTTATTATGGCCTTATACAGGAGATTTGTTGTGCATGTGCCCCGCCTGGAAGTAGGGAAAAAGGGGAAACAGGACGCGGCAGCAGTCCTTTTAATGATCTTTGTCATTGTTGCCTCCATGTACGGCATGAATATGGCCTCAGTTGCAAAAAATAGTTTTGTACTGAAGCCTTATGAATATAGACCGATTGCAAGCGCCTTGAGCCCGTTGTTCTTTACCGGGGGATCACAGGCCGCAGCAGCAGCTTATGAAGTTTTCTGGTGGATACATATAGTTTTTATACTCGGATTCTTAAATTTCCTCCCTTATTCAAAGCACCTGCACGTTTTAACTTCAATTCCCAACGTTTACTTCTCAAAGACCGGGGAGAAGAAAAATATGCTTAAACCTCTCGACCTTGAGGATGAGACACAGGAGGTTTTTGGTGTGCAGGATATTGAGCACCTTACGTGGAAGGAAATGTTCGACGGCTTTACTTGTACTGAATGCGGCAGATGCACCGCGGCTTGCCCGGCTGCAAATACGGGGAAAATTCTTTCTCCAAGAAAAATTATAGTAGACATCCGCCACAGGACTATGGAAAAAGCCCCCGTCCTTTTGGCAATGGCTAAGGGAACTGAACTTTCTGCCGAAGAGGAGGCTCACAATAAAGAAGTCCTCGATAAGCACCTTATTCACGATTATATAGATCCTGCAGAACTTTGGGACTGCACAACGTGCATGGCCTGTATGCAGGAGTGCCCCGTTACAATTGAACACCTTGACTCAATTATAGACATGAGGCGCAGCCTTGTTCTTACTGAGTCGGATTTCCCCGCAGAACTTAATGCTACATTCAGAAACATGGAAACTAACTTCACCCCGTGGGCATTTAATTCGCAGGACCGCGCCAACTGGGCCGAGGATATGAATATTAAAACCATGGCTGATGACTCAAATTGCGACCTCCTTTTCTGGGTCGGCTGCGCAGGCTCTTTCGACGCCAGATACCAAAAAGTAACAAAAGCATTTGCAAATTTGATGCAAAAAGCTAATATTGACTTTAGAATTCTTGGAATTGAGGAGAAATGCAATGGCGATTTTGCCAGACGCCTGGGCAACGAATACCTGGCTCAGATGCTGATGCAGGAAAATATACAGACCCTAAACGGCTACGGCGTTAAGAAAATTGTAACTGCATGCCCCCATTGCTTTAATTTTATTAAAAAGGAATATCCTCAGTTCGGCGGTAATTTCGAGGTCATACACCATACTGAGCTGATCCATCAGATGCTTGAAGAGGGTAAATTCCAGCTTAAAGATGAGGCTTCAGCCGGGAAACTGACCTATCACGACTCCTGCTACCTGGGAAGATATAACGGGGTTTATGATGCCCCGCGTGAAGACTTAAAAAAACTTGGACAGGTGGATCTCGTCGAAATGCAGAGAAAACGCGACAAGGGATTCTGCTGCGGCGCCGGAGGCGGACGCATGTTCCTCGAAGAAACTGAGGGTACAAGGGTTAACGTGGAACGCACACGCGAAGCCCTCGAAACCGGTGCCGATACCATTGCTGCAGCATGCCCGTTCTGTATGACTATGCTGACCGACGGCGTTAAGGCATTCGACAAGACCGAGGAAGTCCAGGTTAAGGATATTGCAGAAATTGTACTGGAACATATTAAATAATCTAATTAACTTTTAAATATCTTGTTAAAAACTTAAGGAGGATCTCATGAAAGACAAGTATGAAGAATTATTAAAGTTTGTCCAGGGTCTTGAAACAGACGTGACTAAATTTACTGAAAAAGGGCAGGCTGCTGCCGGAACACGTCTGCGTAAAAGTCTTAGTGAGCTCAAGAAATTAGCTCAGGAAATGCGTAATCAGATCCAGGATATAAAGGCCGAAAGAAAGGGCGGTGCTGAAGCAAAGGCCGAATAATATCGTTCCCTGATTATATATTTAGAAGCCCTGAGGCTTTTTGGGCCTTCAGGGCTTCCGCTTTTCCTCCTGAAAAGAGCGGCATACTAACAGCCTGTCCTTCAAATAAAACCAGTCTTGTGACTTTTTATTGTTTTGCCTTATTAATAATTACTTTTTACTTTTCAATTCAAAAATCATTTTAATTTGAACTATATGCAGTACGAGAGAAACTATTTCGTCCACTATTACGATTCCGACTTAAAGAAAAGAGCCCTTATTACAAGCCTAATGGCGTATTTTGAGGATATCGCAATCCTCCAGAGCGAGGACGCCAGTGTGGGGCTGGACTACTATTCCAATAATAAGGTCGCCTGGGTACTCTATAAGTGGGATATTGAAATACTGGACTTCCCAAAATTCAAAGATACAATCAGGGTCGTAACATGCCCTATGGCATTTGCAAAGTTTTATGCTTTCAGATCCTTTGACATATACTCCCTTAGCGGAGAGCACCTGGTAAAAGGAGGCTCCATGTGGTTCTTTGTGGATATGAATACACGCAGGCCATCAAAAATTCCACAGGAAGTCTACGACAGCTATCAGATTACCCCTGCCAATACAAAACCGCTTGAGATTCAGGACCCGAAAGCTCCTGTAGACATTCAGTACAGCACTAACTTCCGCGTGCGGCAGAGCGATATTGACACAAACGGGCACGTAAATAACATAAAATACATTGAATGGGCGCTTGAAGCCCTGCCGCAGGAGATATTCTCCGGCTCTAAACTCAGCCGCATTAAAGTGGTTTATAAAAAAGAGACCATGTACGGAAGAATGATCAGTTCCTCGGCCTCGGGCACTAAAGAAGGGGATAAAACAACCTTCAGCCACAAGATTACTGACGGAGATGTGGACCTGTGCATTATTGAAACTCAGTGGGTAATGGAAAAAAGTTGACCGTTGTCACGCTTATGCCTATCTGTGCCCTGGTAATTATGAAGTTCGTCATAAATTTGCGATTTTACTTTTATACTTTTTCATTTCCCGGGAGCAGGGGATTAAATTTTCAAAAGATGCCCTGCTAAGTAATTAAAAAGATGGAGCCGGATTATGTTTGTCAGGTTTTGGGGCGTCAGGGGCTCAATACCTACACCTCCTGATAATCTTCAGATAAAAGAACAGATGCTTGCACTCCTGGAGTACGCCTCTGTAAAGGATATTTCCGATAGTTACAACAGGGAGCAGGTCCTGCAGGATTTCCTGGGTGAAAAGCCGCCCCTTGTAGGAGGTAATACCTCATGCGTGGAACTCAGGACTGACGGCAAAATTATTATTTTCGATATGGGTACGGGCCTAAGAAAACTGGGGCACCATCTGTTAAATGAACTCCCCCGGGAAGGCTCAGAATACCATATATTCCTTTCCCATTCACACTGGGACCATATACAGGGTTTCCCATTCTTTGCCCCGGCATACCTTCCCGGCAATAAAATCTTTTTCTACAGCGTGCACCCGGATCTCAAAAAACGCCTGGAACGCCAGCAGGACTTTCAGTTCTTCCCGGTCAGGCTGGAGAATATGCAGGCCCGTATGGAGTTTATTCAGATGCAGGAAAACTGCCATATTGAGCTCGGCAGCCTTGTTATAGAGAACAGGGAACTCTACCACCCCGGAAAAAGCTTTGCATACAGCGTGAAAAAGGGGAATAAAAAGTTTGTCTTTGCCACAGATTCGGAGTATAAGGATACCACGCCGTCTGCAGCTCAGAAATATATCTCATTTTTCAAGGACGCGGATTTTCTTGTCTTTGATGCACAGTATACTTTCTCCGAAGGGATACTTAAGGAAGACTGGGGACACAGTACTTCAGTTGCCGGAATTGATCTGGCCGTTGAGTCCGGGGTTAAACGCATTGCACTGTTTCACCACGAGCCCGACTATAACGACACAAAACTTTATTCCATGCTTACTCAGGCACAAAGGTACAGAAGAATCAATTACCCTGATTCCGCCCTTGAAATTATTCTTGCTTATGAGGGACTGGAACTGGAAGTCTGACGAAAAGGCTTAAAAAAAGACAAGGTTTTAGCTCAAATTGAAGCTTCCTTTTGAGCTAAAACCTGTTGGCGGGTCTATACTCCTCGCCTTCGGTTTTGTGAACACCCGGCGGGGTAAAGCTTATTAAATCAGAAATTTCTTTCGCCTTAAAATTTACTCCTGTGCCTTTGAACTATTCTTCACTTTCGTTTTCTTCTTCCATCTCCATCATTACCTTTACGGCATCCTGGTTCTCTGTGTCTCTTGTCCAGAGATATTCATCGTAGAATTCAGCATAATTTCCGTTTAAGGACTCGATATAATTATCCATATACTTTGAAAGTATCCTGTCCGCATCATTGAAAAGCTCCTGTAAAGGAGTCATAGTACTTGTAGAAACAAAACTTGCCACCTTGCTGCCCAGTGAAGCCCTGTAAAGAGCCATCTTTTCCTGCAGCTCAGAAAGCCTTTGAGCGCTGACATTATATTTTTTCAGCTTATGAATATTTTCTTTGGCTAATATCCTGAGAACCTCGGCCTTTTCAAGAAGGTCGCGGTCGAGCATTCTTACAAAGTTACTCTGTGTAATTCTGCATTTCTCCTTCAGCTTCAGGTCCCCGTTTTCTCTTGCATAATTAAAAAGTGCCGAAGCAACCGGGACCAGGCTGAAGATAAGTTCATCTTTCAGTTTGGATGTCTGTATTGTTATTTCAAATGCTTCAGAAGAGATTGCCCTTTCTTCCCGTCTGATTTCGTCGATAACCTTACGGAATCTGCTGATTGCAGAAACCAGTGCCGGAATGTTGGAAATTATCTCTTTGTTGTCTGATAGCAGAGATAAAACTGCATCGTACATATCAAGTTTTTTTTGTTCTTTGTCGCTCATGGCGTTCTCTTTCTCTCTTTAAAATTTTTAATTCCTTTAAATGACAAACCAGTAAATACTGTTTTTTACTGTGGGAAACTTAATATCCTGCGTAAGATTATTCTATAGGATTCCGTCTGATATTTTTGTAGTCCTTTGTCCTACAGTGAAGGTCTTACTGAAGGTAAATTTTACATGTAAGATTTTCATCACTTCCTGAATATTGTGCACATTTATTAAATGTGCCTCAGATAAAAACTTTATTTTCGTCAAAAATACGTGTTTCTGCCGCCTGAAAACTTCAGGCATGTTTTTTGTGCATGAATCCCTGTCACCATTAAAAGAAAAATCGAAAAAAACAGGGAGGAATAATGCTCAGGATTATGATCAACAGAAAGTATCTATATTATGGCTGGCTTATCTTTAATTGTGTCCTTCTCATCCTTTCGGGTTATTTTCAGACACTTGGTACAGCATTTTTAAATAATGACTGGAGCCGGTTTCTGGAAGTTCATACCAGGCTGTATCCATTCGATACAGACAGTCTGGCATACTATGATTTAATGGAATTCTGCCTTTATGTAGGAATACCTCTTTTCGCCATGAAAATAATAAATAAATTAAAGCCTTCGCCCAGACGCAGCAGCTACAGTGTGGCAAGCTTAAGAAAAAGAATATAAAAAATTGAATTTAAGAATAAGAATACGATAAGGAGAAAAACTATGGAGATTTTATCGGCTGTGCTTTTGATTTCCGGATATTTTGCAGGGTTGCTTCTTGTTTGCAGGTACATCGGCAATTATTTATCAAAAATTTAGTTTAACTGCTTAGTACTCACACGTCATATTCATCTTAAGCCTCTTAGAATCCGGAAGTGCTTACCCCCAATTGGCATTACCGCTCTGAGAGGCCTCCATTTTTTAAGCTGATTATTTTAACAAATCCCGTTTTTAGAAGTATACTTCAGTACTCAATTCTTGATTTTTCCGCTTAATATAAATATTTTTAATACGGTAATTATCCTATTACGGTGCAGTTTTAAAGACACAGTTTTTTGGGGCTATAGCTCAGTTGGGAGAGCGCTTCGTTCGCAACGAAGAGGCCACCGGTTCGATCCCGGTTAGCTCCACCACTCTTTTCCGGACGCCCATTTATCCACTTTTCTATAGGCATACTTAATGAAACTCTCTCTCTTTTTCGCCCTATTGCTTCTGTGTGGCTCCCTCTGGGCTCAAAGCACTCCCGACTCATCAGGAAAGACCTCCGCGTGGGCTCACGCAGGTTTTGGCCTCTCATATGCGAAATTCCAGAATTCAAAGGCTGGAATTCTTTTAGGACTTGGCGCTACACTTAAGGCAGGAGGTAACCTCTTTTCCTTTCGCTTTAACCGTAATATGGAACTTGTGCTGTTCAGAGCTCCCGTTGGTGAAATTTGGACTCTTGAAGCACTCTATGGCAGATCTTTCGCATTTTCAACCGAAAGGCTGATAATTCCTGTTTTGTTTCCCCTGGGACTCTTTTATAAGGGTAAATTTGATTATCTGTTTAACATCTCTGCAGGATTCAGCTATGTGGAAATTAAAGAGAGAACGACCCCAATTGAGTATGGCTATTTTGACCACGCATATAATTACACAAAAACTAACAGGTACGGC from Ignavibacteria bacterium includes these protein-coding regions:
- a CDS encoding MBL fold metallo-hydrolase; amino-acid sequence: MFVRFWGVRGSIPTPPDNLQIKEQMLALLEYASVKDISDSYNREQVLQDFLGEKPPLVGGNTSCVELRTDGKIIIFDMGTGLRKLGHHLLNELPREGSEYHIFLSHSHWDHIQGFPFFAPAYLPGNKIFFYSVHPDLKKRLERQQDFQFFPVRLENMQARMEFIQMQENCHIELGSLVIENRELYHPGKSFAYSVKKGNKKFVFATDSEYKDTTPSAAQKYISFFKDADFLVFDAQYTFSEGILKEDWGHSTSVAGIDLAVESGVKRIALFHHEPDYNDTKLYSMLTQAQRYRRINYPDSALEIILAYEGLELEV
- a CDS encoding histone H1; this encodes MKDKYEELLKFVQGLETDVTKFTEKGQAAAGTRLRKSLSELKKLAQEMRNQIQDIKAERKGGAEAKAE
- a CDS encoding biotin transporter BioY, encoding MSVNESVKSNVVFGPLSKVFSSDIFWVASFTAMTFLAAQVEVPVQPVPFTLQTMLVILAGAFLGAKKGAYSQLLYLFVGAIGLPVFAGFSSTASLFGPTGGYLLAFPLGAWVSGLFLEKRRSFLVTWLAMALAAFVIVLTGASYLSLLFQRGFSNAFFVGALIFSVWDIIKISAAASIYFSLSKKYSKLPL
- a CDS encoding alpha/beta hydrolase, yielding MSDTIRITGYGLENISSRACLIFVHGFKGFKDWGFGPYLARYFAEKGLCVLTFNFSHNGIGENPLEFSEMDKFAANTYSREVRELSAIIDAYKTGYFGAVESPKAVLLGHSRGGAIALLTAALRPEVKAVALWASISRLDRYSKRQKKEWREKGFMEVKNQRTGQVMRLNSSLLDDIEENSSDLLNIKKAVETLGRPLLIAHGEQDLAVPIREGEELYSWSDKSKTELFKLYAVGHTFGIKHPFEGSNEKFERLLNKTYDFINTNVK
- a CDS encoding (Fe-S)-binding protein; the encoded protein is MGIKNIIFVIVFLAAFVFFGYNVRRLISYLKLGKKEDRFQNVSARIKNVLLIAFAQTKILRDPVAGPIHSFIFWGFVLFLFAVLESIIQGFYTPFELSFLGYLYSLITLVQDLFGIFVLAAVIMALYRRFVVHVPRLEVGKKGKQDAAAVLLMIFVIVASMYGMNMASVAKNSFVLKPYEYRPIASALSPLFFTGGSQAAAAAYEVFWWIHIVFILGFLNFLPYSKHLHVLTSIPNVYFSKTGEKKNMLKPLDLEDETQEVFGVQDIEHLTWKEMFDGFTCTECGRCTAACPAANTGKILSPRKIIVDIRHRTMEKAPVLLAMAKGTELSAEEEAHNKEVLDKHLIHDYIDPAELWDCTTCMACMQECPVTIEHLDSIIDMRRSLVLTESDFPAELNATFRNMETNFTPWAFNSQDRANWAEDMNIKTMADDSNCDLLFWVGCAGSFDARYQKVTKAFANLMQKANIDFRILGIEEKCNGDFARRLGNEYLAQMLMQENIQTLNGYGVKKIVTACPHCFNFIKKEYPQFGGNFEVIHHTELIHQMLEEGKFQLKDEASAGKLTYHDSCYLGRYNGVYDAPREDLKKLGQVDLVEMQRKRDKGFCCGAGGGRMFLEETEGTRVNVERTREALETGADTIAAACPFCMTMLTDGVKAFDKTEEVQVKDIAEIVLEHIK
- a CDS encoding acyl-ACP thioesterase, whose protein sequence is MQYERNYFVHYYDSDLKKRALITSLMAYFEDIAILQSEDASVGLDYYSNNKVAWVLYKWDIEILDFPKFKDTIRVVTCPMAFAKFYAFRSFDIYSLSGEHLVKGGSMWFFVDMNTRRPSKIPQEVYDSYQITPANTKPLEIQDPKAPVDIQYSTNFRVRQSDIDTNGHVNNIKYIEWALEALPQEIFSGSKLSRIKVVYKKETMYGRMISSSASGTKEGDKTTFSHKITDGDVDLCIIETQWVMEKS